A part of Aspergillus flavus chromosome 1, complete sequence genomic DNA contains:
- a CDS encoding Alpha/Beta hydrolase protein: MSQLQKSFAKAKLAKLPPEAPPFSMHPPRDEDDSESASSTGTVVPSPSRQLFARSRGSNSVETLNWTDFFTQELFLIQETDSARITHHVYLTPPTNSGPLFVMHHGAGSSGLSFATCAEEIRKILPKAGILSIDARDHGQTSTYTETGEGKVELDLSLETLNRDLVFIVRETQSKMGWESLPDIVLVGHSLGGAVITDVAKKGELGPKVLAYAVLDVVEGSAMDALQSMEKYLSTRPTRFPSLASGIEWHTRSRTIRNRTSARVSVPSLLYEEAAPTDPSKPWVWRTNLAETKPFWENWFIGLSKKFLEARGGKLLLLAGTDRLDKELMIGQMQGKYQLQVFPEAGHFVQEDQPVKTAQVLVDFYKRNDRSDLVLPPKVADMQASAAMKQGAGAGAVPPFGRGQGSSHKQ, from the exons ATGAGCCAACTGCAGAAATCCTTCGCCAAAGCAAAACTGGCCAAGCTCCCTCCCGAGGCCCCACCGTTCTCCATGCATCCACCCCGCGATGAAGACGATTCCGAGTCTGCCTCGTCAACGGGGACCGTGGTTCCCTCGCCCAGTCGGCAGCTGTTTGCTAGGTCCCGAGG ATCCAATTCCGTTGAAACATTGAATTGGACCGATTTCTTCACCCAAGAGCTCTTTCTCATTCAAGAGACAGACTCTGCGCGCATAACCCACCATGTATACCTGACTCCTCCCACAAACTCGGGCCCGCTCTTCGTCATGCATCATGGCGCCGGCTCGTCGGGGCTCTCATTTGCAACTTGCGCAGAGGAGATTCGGAAGATCCTCCCCAAGGCGGGAATCCTCTCTATCGACGCGCGAGATCACGGCCAGACGTCTACATACACGGAGACGGGAGAAGGGAAGGTCGAATTGGATTTAAGTCTGGAGACGCTCAATCGGGATCTGGTTTTCATTGTCCGTGAGACACAGTCCAAGATGGGCTGGGAAAGTCTACCTGACATTGTCCTTGTGGGACATAGTCTGGGTGGTGCAGTCATCACAGATGTGGCGAAGAAGGGAGAGTTGGGTCCGAAGGTGTTAGCGTATGCTGTTttggatgttgttgagg GTTCGGCAATGGACGCTCTCCAAAGCATGGAAAAGTATCTGTCTACGCGGCCCACTCGGTTTCCCTCCCTTGCCTCAGGGATTGAATGGCA TACGCGCTCTCGCACAATCCGCAACAGAACCTCAGCCCGAGTCTCCgtaccttctcttctctacgAGGAAGCAGCGCCCACCGACCCCTCAAAACCATGGGTATGGCGCACCAATCTCGCCGAAACGAAGCCCTTCTGGGAAAACTGGTTCATCGGTCTGAGCAAGAAATTTCTGGAAGCTCGTGGCGGAAAACTACTTCTTCTCGCTGGAACAGATCGTCTGGATAAAGAATTGATGATCGGACAAATGCAGGGTAAATATCAGCTGCAGGTATTTCCCGAAGCGGGGCACTTCGTCCAGGAAGACCAGCCGGTCAAGACGGCTCAGGTGCTGGTAGACTTTTATAAGAGAAATGACAGGAGTGATTTGGTACTGCCGCCTAAGGTGGCCGATATGCAAGCCTCGGCGGCTATGAAACagggagctggagctggagctgttCCGCCCTTTGGAAGGGGGCAGGGCTCTTCTCATAAACAATAG
- a CDS encoding mitochondrial integral membrane protein (unnamed protein product) — protein sequence MVALWNKKKDDPDREESQTRDEESSSRNHREPQYREPDERTRLLPRDHAAYLRPDDPAVSPYNLWSVRALRALSSLFLVISFIWWAFLLVSIFVSPPMMHTRGSGFFSFAYTSLTVGYLIIALLFFSVPSKPMTICGAILFVFLLVDMCIILGVAHIRVEEGWVGIASVVWATFISIYAIGQNRYVAWGKKEEEERLTGREETRRPLREWLAVLIATIIMVVLAIVSILFTATLIIRIQDSSLAAPGKKYYVNGNHYQVHLDCVGNPGRKTEDGDRIPTVLLEGNHGPVEHTLQPFIDDAYRNGSIERYCYWDRPGYAWSDNAPSPYSAGMAADSLSEALALAGEEGPWVLVSAGVGGIYSRIFASRHLLEVDGIMLIDTLHEDYLDSLGSPGRGFILWIRGVLSPLGLDRLAGAIFKGRTREDRVIGRSAYQTAKVIRAKLQENLVAKSMTASEIQTARHVQMPDTPLTVISSGVEVRKSEKWRKAQEELTKVTKNLKNWDIVRGAPHEVWRSAEGRSIVEKRLKQMVKGKGKK from the exons ATGGTCGCACTttggaacaagaaaaaggacgACCCCGACAGGGAGGAATCACAGACAAGGGATGAGGAAAGCTCTTCCAGAAACCATCGTGAACCGCAGTATCGAGAGCCAGATGAGCGCACAAGACTTTTACCTCGCGATCATGCCGCTTATCTGAGACCCGATGATCCTGCA GTCTCTCCGTATAACCTCTGGAGCGTTCGAGCTCTACGAGCCCTCTCTTCACTCTTCCTCGTGATAAGCTTTATATGGTGGGCCTTCTTACTCGTCTCCATCTTCGTCAGCCCGCCCATGATGCACACACGGGGGTCCGGCTTCTTCAGTTTCGCCTACACGTCGTTAACAGTCGGCTACCTGATAATCGcgctccttttcttctccgtaCCATCAAAGCCAATGACGATATGTGGCGCGATCctatttgtctttctcttaGTTGATATGTGCATCATACTGGGCGTAGCTCACATCCGTGTCGAAGAAGGTTGGGTGGGCATAGCCTCAGTCGTCTGGGCGACGTTCATCTCGATCTATGCCATCGGGCAGAACCGCTACGTCGCATGGggcaaaaaggaagaggaagagcgcCTGACTGGTCGCGAAGAGACGCGTCGTCCCCTCCGAGAATGGCTGGCCGTGCTGATTGCCACCATTATCATGGTCGTCCTCGCTATCgtttccattctcttcacCGCAACGTTGATCATCCGCATCCAAGACTCCTCCCTTGCTGCACCAGGCAAGAAGTACTACGTCAATGGCAACCACTACCAAGTCCATCTAGACTGTGTCGGCAACCCAGGTCGCAAAACCGAAGATGGAGACCGTATTCCCACAGTTTTATTGGAAGGTAATCACGGACCAGTCGAACACACCTTGCAACCATTTATTGATGATGCGTACCGCAACGGCTCCATCGAACGCTACTGCTACTGGGACCGACCGGGATATGCCTGGTCCGACAACGCGCCATCCCCTTACTCCGCCGGCATGGCAGCTGACTCACTGTCCGAGGCGCTCGCTCTCGCCGGCGAAGAAGGGCCCTGGGTCTTGGTCTCGGCCGGAGTAGGCGGCATCTACAGTCGCATTTTTGCCAGCCGACATCTCCTCGAAGTAGATGGGATCATGCTCATTGACACCCTGCACGAAGATTACCTGGACAGTCTGGGCTCACCGGGACGAGGCTTCATCCTTTGGATTCGGGGTGTTCTCTCTCCTCTGGGTCTCGATCGACTCGCTGGAGCCATCTTCAAGGGCCGGACACGGGAGGACCGCGTCATCGGTCGTAGCGCCTATCAAACCGCGAAGGTCATCCGGGCCAAGTTGCAGGAGAATCTGGTAGCCAAGTCCATGACTGCATCGGAGATCCAGACCGCGCGACACGTGCAGATGCCCGACACCCCATTGACGGTGATCAGTTCTGGTGTGGAAGTCCGGAAGAGTgagaagtggaggaaggCCCAGGAGGAATTGACGAAAGTAACAAAAAATCTCAAGAACTGGGATATTGTTCGCGGGGCACCACATGAGGTATGGAGATCGGCTGAGGGCCGATCTATCGTGGAGAAAAGATTGAAGCAGATGGTCAAGGGTAAGGGGAAGAAGTAA
- a CDS encoding putative transcription initiation factor TFIID subunit, with the protein MSAPGGAPSPAPRGGSMGPGGGMSMPPQQSMGATTPVAPTPGPPPPPPSGAMSQQNLNQIVIDYLAKKGYSRTEAMLRMESANQEIDGRPLPPLGEDARPKYRLGFDLLKVWVEDNLDLYKPELRRVLWPLFVYSFLNMVTSFYPQDAKQFFDINKNLFLPEHTEDVRALEPIALPEHVQDNSTAKLYRGNKYRIVLSNPAFSNLMQFLESKQKEGGSVMSAILSSYCTIITKERAVDDRFSFAAMLGQAGAGQTFPTEDEGIPGHHPGSAYTGDNPAMAGTLPRLRLGKLPMEQTLEADVRGELADEDVKNPPAPGQNTLLQEFDQMIKKEEEDEAPTRADIPYPPSTARDVAMEVQKVKENRDRFRIEGRTGGVGPAVSVCMFTFHNTYDGINCLDFSDDNMLVAAGMQESYIRVWSLDGKRIPSTYESVEDTQPSNSRRLIGHSGPVYAVAFAPSIARTDNAIAPTNARWLLSSSADKTIRLWSLDLWQCMVVYKGHDQPVWDLQWGPFGHYFATGGHDKTARLWVTDHIRQQRIFVGHDQDVDCICFHPNSAYVFTGSSDHTVRMWAVTTGNAVRMFTGHTGNITALACSRDGKLLASADDHGSILLWDLAPGRLLKRMRGHGKGGIWSLSWSVESTVLVSGGADGTVRVWDVTGPAQDSTQGRVVGEGGAGTKVDGGNAPASGTQASSSVAPKKKGKDVVVTPDQISAFPTKKSPVYKVKFTNMNLIIAGGAYLP; encoded by the exons ATGTCTGCTCCAGGCGGGGCCCCAAGCCCTGCGCCCCGAGGTGGAAGCATGGGGCCCGGTGGTGGAATGTCAATGCCTCCTCAACAGTCAATGGGTGCTACCACCCCAGTTGCGCCGACGCCGGgtccccctccacctcctcccaGTGGTGCGATGTCCCAGCAGAATTTGAACCAGATA GTCATAGACTACTTGGCCAAGAAGGGCTATAGTCGTACTGAGGCAATGCTTCGCATGGAATCGGCGAATCAAGAGATAGATGGTCGCCCCTTACCTCCTCTTGGGGAAGATGCACGTCCCAAGTACAGACTTGGTTTCG ACCTACTCAAAGTCTGGGTTGAAGACAACCTGGATCTATATAAG CCGGAGCTTAGACGCGTTCTTTGGCCGCTCTTTGTTTATTCTTTCCTCAATATGGTCACGTCTTTCTACCCTCAAGACGCGAAGCAATTCTTCGATATTAACAAGAATCTCTTTCTGCCTGAACACACTGAAGATGTCCGTGCTTTGGAGCCAATCGCTCTTCCAGAGCATGTTCAAGATAATTCGACTGCCAAGCTGTATCGTGGGAACAAATATCGCATTGTTCTAAGCAACCCGGCGTTCTCGAACCTCATGCAATTCCTTGAGAGCAAGCAAAAGGAGGGTGGTTCAGTCATGTCTGCCATTCTGAGCAGCTACTGTACTATCATCACTAAGGAACGTGCCGTCGATGATAGATTCAGCTTCGCCGCCATGCTGGGTCAAGCTGGCGCAGGCCAGACGTTCCCTACTGAAGACGAAGGTATACCTGGACATCACCCTGGCTCTGCCTATACAGGTGATAACCCCGCTATGGCTGGAACTTTGCCCAGGCTCAGGCTCGGGAAGCTTCCGATGGAGCAGACACTTGAAGCCGATGTGAGAGGCGAGCTTGCGGATGAAGACGTCAAAAACCCACCGGCTCCCGGCCAAAATACTCTCCTGCAGGAGTTTGACCAGATGAtcaaaaaggaggaggaagatgaagcccCTACTCGCGCTGACATCCCTTATCCACCATCAACTGCCCGTGATGTTGCCATGGAGGTTCAGAAGGTCAAAGAGAACCGCGATAGATTTCGGATTGAAGGAAGAACTGGTGGCGTTGGGCCAGCTGTCAGTGTTTGCATGTTTACCTTCCACAATACTTATGACGG AATTAACTGCCTTGACTTTTCGGATGATAATATGCTTGTTGCAGCTGGTATGCAAGAGTCATACATTCGGGTTTGGAGTTTGGATGGAAAGAGGATCCCATCGACCTACGAGAGTGTGGAAGATACGCAACCATCGAATTCTCGCCGCCTGATTGGGCATTCGGGACCAGTGTATGCTGTAGCATTCGCTCCGTCTATAGCACGCACGGATAATGCCATAGCACCGACGAATGCTCGCTGGCTTCTCTCGTCTTCGGCAGACAAGACAATCAGGCTTTGGTCGTTGGATCTATGGCAGTGCATGGTCGTCTATAAGGGACATGATCAACCTGTCTGGGATCTTCAGTGGGGTCCCTTTGGCCACTACTTCGCTACCGGAGGTCATGACAAAACTGCGCGTCTCTGGGTTACGGACCATATCCGCCAGCAACGTATTTTCGTTGGACACGACCAAGATGTCGACTGTATTTGCTTCCACCCGAACTCTGCCTATGTATTCACCGGAAGCTCAGACCATACGGTGCGCATGTGGGCCGTAACCACGGGAAATGCTGTTCGTATGTTCACCGGCCACACCGGCAACATTACGGCTTTGGCATGCAGCCGAGACGGCAAGCTCCTTGCTTCCGCAGATGATCACGGATCCATCCTTCTGTGGGATCTCGCACCCGGAAGGCTCCTGAAGCGCATGCGTGGGCATGGGAAGGGCGGTATCTGGTCCTTAAGCTGGAGCGTTGAGTCCACCGTTTTAGTGTCAGGTGGCGCAGACGGAACCGTCCGCGTATGGGATGTCACAGGCCCCGCTCAAGACTCAACCCAAGGGCGTGTAGTTGGAGAAGGCGGTGCAGGAACAAAGGTCGATGGAGGCAATGCTCCCGCCTCCGGCACACAGGCCTCAAGCTCAGTtgcaccaaagaagaaaggcaaaGATGTGGTCGTCACGCCGGACCAGATCAGCGCCTTCCCAACTAAAAAGAGCCCTGTCTATAAGGTGAAATTCACTAACATGAACCTGATCATTGCTGGAGGCGCGTATCTTCCCTAG
- a CDS encoding mediator complex protein-domain-containing protein, translating into MADSKEAGKPDQIFTSADRIRQLNEVDKDVARLIHSAGLAIQALTNARSSDSAGDNSLDSHKARFKEATSQYFALLSSIDVRLRRQVYALEEASILAPDSSSRTGDLPGASGGTAAAANPLDVSWLNSRKDTVGKDKEAELWAAARGFVEQISNPGVKAENTREGMEVD; encoded by the exons ATGGCGGACAGCAAGGAAGCCGGAAAACCAGACCAAATTTTTACATCGGCGGATCGCATACGCCAATTGAACGAAGTGGACAAG GACGTGGCAAGACTAATTCACTCCGCTGGCCTCGCGATACAAGCCCTCACCAACGCCAGATCAAGCGACTCGGCAGGAGATAACTCCCTCGATTCCCATAAAGCTCGATTCAAAGAAGCTACGTCCCAGTACTTTGCTCTCCTGTCGTCTATCGACGTGCGATTGCGTCGTCAGGTCTACGCCCTAGAAGAGGCCTCTATACTTGCTCCAGATTCGTCCTCCAGGACAGGCGATCTACCTGGCGCGAGCGGGGGAACTGCGGCAGCGGCGAACCCATTGGATGTCAGTTGGCTTAACAGTCGAAAGGATACTGTAGGCAAGGATAAGGAGGCAGAGCTTTGGGCGGCTGCAAGGGGATTTGTCGAGCAGATTAGCAACCCTGGGGTGAAAGCTGAGAATACTCGTGAGGGAATGGAAGTTGATTGA
- a CDS encoding F-actin capping protein, beta subunit has protein sequence MADAQFDSALDLLRRLNPRDTKKNLQAITSIVPDLTEDLLSSVDQPLEVRRCSKTKRDYLLCDYNRDGDSYRSPWSNEFDPPLDDGTVPSERVRKLEVAANEAFDVYRELYYEGGVGSVYFWDLDDGFAGVILLKKGVTPGAKSSGEWDSIHVFEATDRARMSHYKLTSTVILHLANETESLGEMDLSGNMTRQVEVDLPVESDASHVANVGRLVEDMELKMRNLLQEVYFGKAKDVVGELRSLASLSEASKERATQREMIMSMHR, from the exons ATGGCTGACGCTCAATTTGACAGTGCGCT CGACCTCCTGCGGCGCTTGAACCCTCGGGACACCAAGAAGAACCTTCAAGCGATTACATCTATTGTCCCTGACCTCACCGAAGACCTCCTTTCCTCCGTCGACCAGCCCCTCGAGGTCCGCCGGTGCTCTAAGACCAAGCGTGACTACCTACTCTGCGATTACAATCGGGATGGCGATAGCTACCGCTCCCCTTGGAGCAACGAGTTCGACCCTCCGTTGGATGACGGAACTGTCCCTAGCGAGAGAGTGAGAAAGCTCGAAGTGGCGGCTAATGAGGCTTTCGACGTCTACCGGGAGCTGTACTACGAGGGTGGTGTAGGCAGCGTTTACTTCTGGGATTTGGACGATGGTTTTGCCGGAGTCATACTTTTGAAGAAGG GGGTAACGCCGGGTGCGAAGAGCTCGGGAGAATGGGACAGCATCCACGTGTTTGAAGCTACCGATCGGGCTCGTATGTCCCACTACAAGCTGACGAGCACTGTTATCCTCCATCTGGCCAACGAGACTGAATCCCTGGGCGAAATGGATCTGAGCGGTAACATGACCAGGCAAGTGGAGGTGGACTTGCCCGTTGAGTCCGATGCAAGCCACGTTGCCAATGTTGGTCGACTTGTTGAGGATATGGagctgaagatgagaaacctGCTGC AGGAGGTCTACTTCGGTAAAGCGAAGGATGTCGTGGGCGAACTCCGGA GTCTGGCTTCCTTGTCGGAAGCAAGCAAGGAGCGCGCTACTCAGCGGGAGATGATTATGTCCATGCACAGGTAG